From the genome of Miscanthus floridulus cultivar M001 chromosome 10, ASM1932011v1, whole genome shotgun sequence, one region includes:
- the LOC136486881 gene encoding probable xyloglucan endotransglucosylase/hydrolase — translation MATVRWPLVAAAAAVAVSLLLVEVATAAAPRKPVDVPFQKNYVPTWAQDHIHYIDGGREVQLYLDKSTGTGFQTRGSYLFGHFSMHMKLVGGDSAGTVTAFYLSSQNSEHDEIDFEFLGNRTGQPYILQTNVFTGGKGDREQRIYLWFDPTKEYHSYSVLWNLYMIAFFVDDVPIRVFKNTSADLGVRYPFSQPMKLYSSLWNADDWATRGGREKTDWSNAPFVASYRGFHVDGCEASAEARYCATQGARWWDQPEFRDLDAAQYRKLADVRRRYTIYNYCTDRDRSAAMPPECARDRDV, via the exons ATGGCGACGGTGCGGTGGCCGCTGGTCGCTGCCGCGGCGGCGGTCGCGGTGTCGCTGCTGCTGGTGGaggtggcgacggcggcggcgccgcggaAGCCCGTGGACGTGCCGTTCCAGAAGAACTACGTGCCGACGTGGGCGCAGGACCACATCCACTACATCGACGGCGGGCGGGAGGTGCAGCTGTACCTGGACAAGTCCACGGGGACGGGCTTCCAGACGCGGGGGTCCTATCTCTTCGGCCACTTCAGCATGCACATGAAGCTCGTCGGCGGCGACTCCGCGGGCACCGTCACGGCCTTCTAC CTGTCGTCGCAGAACTCGGAGCACGACGAGATCGACTTCGAGTTCCTGGGCAACCGGACGGGACAGCCGTACATCCTGCAGACCAACGTGTTCACCGGCGGCAAGGGCGACCGGGAGCAGAGGATCTACCTCTGGTTCGACCCCACCAAGGAGTACCACTCCTACTCCGTCCTCTGGAACCTCTACATGATCGC GTTCTTCGTGGACGACGTGCCGATCCGCGTGTTCAAGAACACGAGCGCGGACCTCGGCGTGCGGTACCCGTTCAGCCAGCCGATGAAGCTCTACTCCAGCCTGTGGAACGCCGACGACTGGGCGACGCGCGGCGGGCGCGAGAAGACGGACTGGTCCAACGCGCCCTTCGTCGCCTCCTACCGGGGCTTCCACGTCGACGGCTGCGAGGCCTCCGCGGAGGCCCGCTACTGCGCCACCCAGGGCGCGCGCTGGTGGGACCAGCCGGAGTTCAGGGACCTCGACGCCGCGCAGTACCGCAAGCTCGCCGACGTCAGGCGCCGCTACACCATCTACAACTACTGCACCGACCGCGACCGCTCCGCCGCCATGCCGCCCGAGTGCGCACGCGACCGCGACGTCTGA
- the LOC136486882 gene encoding uncharacterized protein: MPPAQSNFIFLKLFFDRLFPSFVYVSNYFFRQIVSFGKISINLMAMFLHQFHCCFAGKMAPRVPPRVPQRTVAEMDTEFDELASALSKDPRDQLTSGIGEITTRLRSRGSRTDNERDQFDSDVAMDENNQINAATHNTEGLAKSGRKLTINNQLRKRRAKGKHIDIKFPKEFAKVCGEHASLFKSEITVLVRTVPLQVKKWRDMDKFYPGTTTSIWRKLKQKFPELSEEDKDCAMRQVESQYNNRRYRLLQAYRNNKPRPQHVSPEGWQWLIRNLWTDDDFQKRSNQNSINRGKQEMGSKVGTRSIAQIAYDLRHPETGEWPTAMQVWKATYQKADGTWSIPTGEEIMTKLHEAAGIHQEKISSAPVPIVEHFALVLGRKPNHSRGVGIRAVNRVAEERIRLQVQIEASEQREAAARARADAAEQRAEAAEQRAQALEGQVSTVVETNAQLQEEQQSQRDEMSSLRQAQSGEVARLVREQLDHQMAALIARIGASQPPAS; the protein is encoded by the exons ATGCCTCCAGCCCAGTCCAACTTTATATTTCTCAAATTATTTTTTGACAGATTGTTTCCATCCTTTGTATATGTCTCAAATTATTTTTTTCGTCAGATTGTTTCTTTTGGTAAAATATCCATTAATTTGATGGCTATGTTTCTCCATCAATTCCATTGTTGTTTTGCAGGGAAAATGGCTCCACGGGTGCCGCCACGGGTGCCTCAACGAACAGTTGCTGAAATGGATACGGAATTTGATGAGCTTGCCTCTGCTTTATCCAAAGATCCAAGGGACCAATTGACCTCTGGTATAG GTGAAATAACAACCAGGTTACGTTCACGTGGCTCTCGAACTGACAATGAACGTGATCAATTTGATTCAGATGTGGCAATGGATGAAAATAATCAAATAAATGCTGCAACACACAACACTGAAG GCCTTGCTAAGAGTGGAAGAAAACTTACAATTAACAATCAACTTCGCAAGAGAAGAGCAAAAGGAAAGCATATTGATATAAAGTTCCCTAAAGAGTTTGCAAAAGTGTGTGGAGAACATGCTAGTTTATTTAAAAGTGAGATAACAGTTCTTGTAAGAACTGTACCACTCCAAGTGAAGAAGTGGAGGGACATGGATAAGTTTTATCCTGGTACTACTACATCTATTTGGAGAAAACTAAAG CAAAAGTTTCCTGAGCTTTCAGAAGAAGATAAAGATTGTGCCATGAGACAAGTAGAGAGTCAATATAATAATCGGCGTTACCGTCTACTTCAAGCTTACCGAAACAACAAGCCAAGGCCACAACATGTCTCACCAGAAGGTTGGCAATGGTTGATAAGGAATTTGTGGACGGATGATGATTTTCAG AAAAGGAGCAACCAAAACTCTATCAACAGAGGAAAGCAAGAGATGGGGTCCAAAGTAGGAACTAGATCAATTGCTCAAATCGCTTACGATCTG CGACACCCAGAAACTGGTGAATGGCCTACTGCTATGCAAGTTTGGAAGGCTACATATCAAAAGGCTGATGGGACATGGTCCATTCCAACAGGTGAAGAAATAATG ACCAAACTACATGAAGCTGCTGGGATACATCAAGAAAAGATTTCTTCTGCGCCCGTGCCAATAGTGGAGCACTTCGCACTAGTTCTTGGTCGAAAGCCAAACCATTCACGTGGTGTTGGCATTCGTGCTGTAAACCGAGTGGCTGAGGAAAGAATCAGATTGCAGGTGCAAATTGAGGCTTCAGAACAGCGTGAAGCTGCAGCTCGAGCACGTGCAGATGCTGCTGAGCAACGTGCTGAGGCTGCTGAGCAACGAGCACAAGCTTTGGAAGGCCAAGTTTCCACGGTGGTCGAAACAAATGCACAACTGCAAGAAGAGCAGCAATCCCAACGTGATGAGATGAGTTCTTTGCGTCAAGCACAGAGTGGAGAAGTTGCTCGCCTAGTGAGGGAACAACTTGATCATCAAATGGCTGCATTAATTGCACGCATTGGTGCCTCACAGCCTCCAGCATCTTAG